The Stigmatella ashevillena genomic sequence CCAAGGAGCAGATCGAGGCCAACGAGCGCCAGCGCACCGAGCCGATCGCGGTGGTGGGGCTGGCTTGCCGTTTCCCGGGCGGGGCCAATGACCTGGAGGGTTACTGGCGCTTGCTCGACCGCGGCGTCGACGCAGTGCGGGAGATCCCAACAGGGCGCGTGCCCGCCGATCCGGCGTTCCCGCAGACCGTGTCCTCCGCGGCGCTCCTCGATGACGTCGAGCGGTTCGACGCCGAGTTCTTCGGCATCTCGGCGCGCGAGGCCGAGCGCCTCGACCCGCAGCAGCGCCTGCTGCTCGAGGTCACCTGGGAAGCGCTGGAGGTCGCCGGTCACGCGCCCAGTGGTCTATCTGGCAGCCGCACCGGGGTCTACATCGGCATCGGCTCTCCGGACTATCTGCGGCGGATCCTCCGCTGCAATCCTTCCGAAGTCGATGGCCAGTCATTCACCGGAAGCTTGGCCAGCGTCGCCGCCGGCCGTCTCGCGTACATCCTCGGATTGCAGGGGCCGTGCATGGCCATCGACACGGCCTGCTCGTCATCGCTGGTCGCGCTGCATCAGGCATGCATGAGCCTGCGCAATGGGGAGAGCGATCTGGCACTCGCCGGTGGCGTGAACCTCATTCTCTCTCCCGAGAGCAGCTATGTGCTCGGCCAGCTCAAGGCCCTGTCCCCCGATGGCCGGTGCAAGACGTTCGACGCTCGCGCCAACGGCTATGTGCGCGGCGAAGGCTGCGGGATGGTCGTGCTCAAGCGCTTGGCAGACGCCCAGCGAGACGGCGATCATGTCTGGGCACTGGTTCGCGGCTCCGCCATCAACCAGGATGGCCGCTCCGCTGGGCTGACCGCGCCGAACCTGCTGGCGCAGCAGGCGCTCCTTCGTCAGGCGCTGCGCAACGCCCGGGTGGAACCTGAGCAGATTGGTTATGTCGAGACCCACGGCACCGGTACGCCTCTCGGGGATCCGATTGAGATCGAGGCGCTCACCTCGGTGCTGGGGAAACCTCGCGCAGACGGCTCGGCTTGCGTGCTGGGCGCAGTCAAGACCAACATCGGACACCTGGAGGCAGCAGCGGGGATGGCCGGCCTGATCAAGGCCATCCTGGCGTTCAAGCATCAGTCGATCCCGCCCAACCTGCATTTCCGGGCGCTCAATCCCCGCATCTCGCTCACCGGTACACCGTTCGTCATGTCCGACGGTCGGCAGCCATGGCGCGCGGGTGGCAAACCGCGTTTCGCGGAGGTCAGCTCGTTCGGGATCAGCGGCACCAACGCGGCGGTGATCCTCGAGGAACCGCCCGTTCCGTCACAGGCACCGGCATCCAGCGACCGTACCCACCACGTGCTGACGCTATCGGCCCGGTCGCCGCAGGCGCTCGGTCACGTGGTAGCCAACGTCACGAAGCACCTACGGACCGCCGAAGCCCCCTCGCTGAGGGATTTTTGCTTCACCTCCCGGGCAGGGCGCGCCCACTTCGCATACAGGGCGGCATTCGCCGCTTCGTCCGCCGAGCAACTCCAAGGCATGCTCGACGAGTGGGTGGCGAGCAAGGGCCCCGATACGGTCGGCGCCAGCGGCGGAGCCTCGCACCGCCCCAAGATCGCGTTTCTTTTCACAGGGCAAGGATCGCAGTACGCAGGCATGGGACGCGGACTGCATCGCTCCGAACCAGTGTTTCGCGCCGCTTTGGATCGCTGCGCCCAGCTCTTCGCCGCCGAACTGCCTCGCCCGTTGCTCGAGGTGATGTGGCGAGACGATCCGGCCGAGCTCGATCAAACGCTGTATAGCCAGCCCGCGCTTTTCTCTCTCGAGTATGCCCTGGTGGCACTGTGGCGCTCGTGGGGTATCGAGCCCGATGTCGTGCTCGGCCACAGCCTAGGCGAATACGCAGCGGCAAATGCAGCTGGGGTCCTCTCCCTCGAAGACGCCTGCCGCTTGGTGGCGGCCCGCGCCCGTGCTTGCCAGGCCCTCGGCCCGGGCGGCGCGATGGCTGCGGTCGAGGCGGAACCAGCGCTGGTCGAGGCTGTGGTCGCCGAACTCGGTGGCGGCCTCGCCATTGCCGCCTACAACGGTCCGAAAAACCTGAGCCTGTCCGGCCCAGCCGAACTGGTCCGGACAGCGACCGAGAACCTGAGTCGCCGCGGCGCCAAGATCAAGCCGATCAACACCTCGTGCGCGTTTCATTCGCCGCTGATGGCGCCGATGGTGGCGCCTTTCGCCGAGCACGTGGCGCGGGTCGCGTTCAGCGCACCGCGCACGATCTGGATCACCAACGTCACCGCAGAACGTGCCACCAGCGACTTCGACGCAGCCAGCTACTGGAGCCGCCAACTGTGCGCGCCCGTCCGGTTCGCCGAGGGTGTGCAGCGGGCGCGCGAACTCGGCTGCGAGATCTGGGTCGAAATCGGGCCAAACCCGGTCTTGCTCGGTGCTGTGTCGCGCAGCCTCGAAGAGCCGCAGGTGACCGCGCCGTCACTGCACCACGGCCGGGATGACGACGCAGTGATGGCTCGCGCGGCCGCGACACTTTACGAGCAGGGGGCGAAACTCGATTGGCACGCCTTCGACGCCCCTTTTGCGCGCCGACGCGTGCCACTGCCCACCTACCCGTTCGAGCGCGAACGCTACTGGTTCCCGTTGGCACCGTCACCGGCACTGCTCCCGCAGGCGAGCGCTGGCACGGCAAATCCCCTGCTCGGCGAACGGATAAAACTGCCCGGCAGCGAGATCCACTTTGCCAATCGGCTCAGCGCGGCGCATCCCGAGGAACTCAACGAGCACCGCGTCTATGGACAAGTGGTGGTTCCAGCCGCGCTCTACGTCGCGGCGTTCCTGGCCGCAGTCCGTGAAATCTCGGGTGGGGCGGCCATCGAGGACGTCGCGTTCACGCGCGCGCTGGCAATCCCGGAGGGCACCAAGGCAGAAGGTGTGCCGGTAGCCGTAGTGGTGACGCCCGGCGAGCCCGCAGCTCGGCTCTCGTTCTTCGGCGAGGGGACGGAGCCGACGGCAGAATGGAAGCTGCACGCCAGCGCGATGGCGAGCCTCCGGCAGGCGAGCGCATCCACAGCCGAGCTCCAAGAACTGCGCAGCCGTTGCCGACAAACAGCAGCTCCGGAGAAGGTGCTGGCCAGTGTGTGGACGGACAGCAGCGCCGACCGGGGGCCTGCGCCGACCATGAGCCTTGGCCCGCGCTTCCGCCGCATCGCGGAGCTGTGGACTGGCCCGTCCGAGACACTGGCACGACTGGCGCTCAGCGCGCCGCTGGAGCAGGCCGCTGGCCGAAGCCATCCGTCGGACGAACGATGGCAAGTGCCCGTCACGATCCTCGACAGTTGCTTCCAACTCTTGGGAATCGCGGCCTTCGCCAGCGAGGCTCATGAAGCCTGGATGCCAATCGGCGTCGACCGCGTCGAGCTTCACCCTGGCGCGGCGCACCCAGGCTCCGAGGTATGGGCACACGCCTCGGCAGTGTTGGCCGGTGATGGCTCTCTGGTCAGAGGCAACGTGCGGCTGCTCGATTCTTCGGGCGCGCTGCTCCTGACGCTCTCGGGAGTAAGCCTCAAGCGCGTGTCTCAGGCAGCACTGCTTCAGCCCCCAGCGTGGCGGCAATGGATGTACGAGTTGGCCTGGCGCCGCCTCGAACCAGCTCCAGGCGTGGCGGCGAACGCAGTGGCGAACCGGTCGTTCGCCATTGTCCTCGACCACCAGGGCCATGGCGAACGCTTCGCTCGCGAAATCGAGGCGCGCGGTGGTGCTGTCACGCGCTTCTCCGGGCCTCAAGAACTGGAACGAGGCCCGCCGCTCGATGCAACCCACGTGGTGTCGTTCTCGGCACTCGATGGCGGGACGCCAGAGGAAGTGACCACACGGGCGCTGGCACTTCTGCAGACAGCCAGCCGCCTCTCGTGGCGACGTGCCCCTCGAATCTGGTGGCTCACCGCCGGCGCTCAGCCGGTTGAAGGCGAGCAACATCCGGTCTCTATTGCCCAAGCCAGCCTGTGGGGATTGGCGCGCTGCGCCGCCCTCGAACTCCCCGATTTGTGGGGCGGCCTCATCGATCTGGATCCTCGCGACGGCGAGGGCAGCGTTGCCCGCTTGCTGGAAGTGCTCACAGGTAAAGAGGACCAAATCGCAGTGCGGTCTGGCGCCCTCTTCACTGCCAGACTGGAACCCCTGCGGCGGCGCGGATCAGTGCCAACGCCGTTGCGCCTGCGCGACGATGCCACCTACCTCATCAGCGGTGGCCTGGGCGGAATCGGCTGGCCGCTCGTCGAAGCTTGGATCGAGCGCGGTGCCCGCCATCTGGTCTTGCTCGGCCGCTCGGCGCCATCCGCAGAGCAACAGCGCCGACTGGCTGATCACGCGCAGCGCGGCGTCACCCTCCGGGTGCTGGGCGTCGACGTGACCGACGGCACCGCCCTGGCGGCGCGCTGGGCCGCCGTCCAGACAGAACTCCCGCCGCTGCGCGGCGTGGTGCATGCCGCCGGGGTGCTCGATGACGCGGCACTGCTGCGTCACAGTGCGCGCCACCTTGGCAACGTGCTCGCGCCCAAGCTTCTGGGCGGTGAGAACCTGCGCCAGCTCACCGAAGGGGCGCCACTCGACTTCTTCGTGCTGTTCTCGTCGCTGGCTGGCGTCCTGGGCTCTCCCGGCCAGGCCAGTTATGCGGCTGCCAACGCCGGACTGGACGCGCTTGCCCACGAACTCCGCGGCCGTGGCGTTCCGGCGCTGAGCATCGCTTGGGGGCCGTGGGAAGTTGGATTCGCGGCTGGGCACCAGGAGACGCTTTCCGCCCGCGGGGTGGCACCTCTGCCCGCCCATCTGGCGATCGAGGCGCTCAGCGAGTGCATCGCACTGAGCAAAACCCACCTCGTTGTGACCGCTGCCGATCTACGGGCAGTGGCGGCCAAGGTGCCTGAACGGGCGAGGGCAATCCTCGAGCACTGGACGGCAACGGCTTCCGAGGCCCCTTCCCCCGAAGTCCCTTCGCGGACCAAGGCCTTTGTCGCCGAACTGCTCTCCGCGCCCCCACAGCGGAAGCGAAACCTGGTGCTCGATCGCGTCACCGCCGAGACCCGCCAACTGCTCGGGCGGGCCGCACACGTGCGCATCGATCCCACCCAGAGCTTGTTCGAGCTGGGGCTCGACTCGCTGAGCGCCGTCCAATTCCGTGCCGCACTGCAGCGCGCCTTCGGCCGAGTGCTTCCCGCTTCCCTGGCGTTCGAGCACCCCACGCTCGACGCGCTCGCTGACGCGCTGCTGGCACTGCTCGAGGCCGACAACGCCACCGCCGCCACCGCGGAACCCGCAGCGCCCACCGCTGACAGCAGTGGCGGCGACGTCGCACTCGATGCCGCGCTGCATGGGCTCCGTGAAGGCCAGCTGTCTTTGCCCTCACTCTCACCTTCAACACTGGCCACCATGGCGGAGGCGGTCCGCACTCGCCTTCCCGAGTTGCCGGTGCTCGCTGCTGAGCCGATCGCCATCGTTGGCATGGGATGCCGCTTCCCCGGTGGAGTTGGCTCGCCAGCCGAGCTGTGGGACCTGCTCCGTCACGGGGTAGACGCCATCACCGAAATCCCTGCTGATCGCTGGGATCGCGATGCCTGGTATGATCCGGATCCCGAAGCGCCTGACAAGACGCCGATCCGCCACGGTGGCTTCATCGACGACGTTGCCGACTTCGATGCTGGTTTCTTCCGGATCTCTCCGCGTGAGGCGCGGTGCATGGATCCGCAGCACCGGCTCTTGCTCGAGGTCGCCTGGCAAGCGCTCGAGGATGCCGGGCAGGATCCACAGCGGCTGATGGGCACCAACACTGGTGTCTTCATCGGCTTCATGAACAACGACTACGCCAGCCACGCCGAATTGGCGGAGTTCGAAGGCCACCTGGCGACGGGCAACGGCATCAGCAACGCGGTGGGCCGACTGTCGTTCGTGCTGGGCGTCCATGGCCCCTCCGTGGCTCTCGACACCGCGTGCTCGTCGTCGCTGGTAGCCATCCATTCCGCGGTCGAGAGCCTGCGCAAGCGCGAGTGCAATCTGGCGCTGGCCGGCGGTGTCAGCCTGATCCTGTCACCTGGGCTCACGGTCCTCATGTCCAAGCTGGGCGGACTGGCCCTCGACGGCCACTGCAAGACGTTCGACGCCTCGGCCAACGGCTACGTGCGCTCCGAGGGCTGCGGCGTGCTTGTGCTCAAGCGCCTCTCGGAGGCGCAGCGCGACCGCGATCGGATCGTGGCCGTAATCCGCGGCTCCGCTGTCAATCACGGCGGCCGGAGCGGCGGCTTCAGCCAGCCCAATGCGCGGGCACAGCAAGCCCTGCTTCGCGAAGCTCTGGCACGCAGCCAGACGCTGCCCCACCAAGTGAGCTATCTCGAAGCGCACGGCACCGGCACACCGCTCGGCGATCCGATCGAATACCGGGCAGCGGCGGCGGTGTATTCGAGCGGACGCGATGCCAACGCGCCGCTGCACATCGGTTCAATCAAGACAAACCTCGGCCACGCCGAAGCGGCGGCGGGAGTAGCCGGGGTGATGAAAGTCGCTCTCGCGCTGCAAGCGCGGCAGATCCCTCCGCACCTGAACCTGACCCAGCTCAGCCCCGAGATCGATCTGGATGTGGTTCCCGCACGCATCCCCACGGCGCTGACGGCCTGGGAGCCCATCGGCGGACGCCGCATCGCCGGGGTCAGCGGCTTCGGAATGAGCGGGATCAACGCTCACCTGGTCCTTGAGGAGGCCCTGCCTTCCTCCTCGCAGGCAGAAACCTCCCAGGCCACTGCCAGCACGAATGGGCCTCCAACACCGCCCCGCGCTGAACTGCTGGCTCTGTCGGCGCAATCGGAAGCGGCCCTGCGGGCCCTGGCCGAGGCGTACCAAAAGCACCTGGGCGAGGACACCGCCACCCTGCCCTCACTGCACGATCTTGTCGGCACCGCCGGCGCACGCCGCGCCCACCATGAGGCGCGCCTGGGGCTCGTCGCAGGCGAACTCTCCGAAGTCAGGGCCGGGCTTTCCGCATTCCTCCGTGGACAAACCGGTGGTCGCGTGGTCACCGGTGCCAGCGAGGCAGGAAGGCGACCGCGCATCGTCTTCGTCTGCCCCGGCCAAGGGTCTCAGTGGCTGGGCATGGGGCGCGAGCTTTACGCCAATGAGCCAGCCTTCCGAGACGCCATTGATCAGTGCGAGCGTGCAATGCAGCCGCACGCTCCGTGGCGTCTCGTTGAGCGCCTCCACGCACCCGAGGCTCCAGCGGGGATTGACGTCATCCAGCCACTCTTGTTCGCAATCTCCGTCGCGCTCGGCACGTTGTGGCGCGCCTGGGGGATCGAACCGGACGCAGTGGTCGGTCACAGCATGGGAGAGGTCGCCGCCGCCCACCTCGCAGGTGCCCTGAGCCTCAATGATGCCGCACGCATCATCTGCCAACGCAGCCGGTTGATGCTCGAAGTCGCCGGACGCGGCGCCATGGCAATGGTCGAACTCGGCGCTCAGCAGCTCGAGCCGCGCTTGGCTCCCTACGGCGACGCCTTGTGCGTAGCCGCCTCGAACAGCACGCGCTCGTCGGTCGTCACCGGCGAGGCCGCCGCCGTTGAGCAACTGCTCGCCGAGCTGGCCACAGAGCACGTGTTCGCCAGGCGCATCAAGGTCGATGTCGCCTCTCACGGGCCCCAGGTCGATCCGCTCGCGGGCCCGCTCGTGGAATGCCTGGAGGGCCTCCGGCCGGTCGCCGGGACCATTCCGTTCTGGTCCTCGGTCACCGCATCGCTCGGGGACGGCGCCGAACTCGGACCAGAGTACTGGATGCGAAATCTGCGTCAGCCAGTACGGTTCGCCGAGACAATCACCGGGCTCC encodes the following:
- a CDS encoding type I polyketide synthase; its protein translation is MIALKRAKEQIEANERQRTEPIAVVGLACRFPGGANDLEGYWRLLDRGVDAVREIPTGRVPADPAFPQTVSSAALLDDVERFDAEFFGISAREAERLDPQQRLLLEVTWEALEVAGHAPSGLSGSRTGVYIGIGSPDYLRRILRCNPSEVDGQSFTGSLASVAAGRLAYILGLQGPCMAIDTACSSSLVALHQACMSLRNGESDLALAGGVNLILSPESSYVLGQLKALSPDGRCKTFDARANGYVRGEGCGMVVLKRLADAQRDGDHVWALVRGSAINQDGRSAGLTAPNLLAQQALLRQALRNARVEPEQIGYVETHGTGTPLGDPIEIEALTSVLGKPRADGSACVLGAVKTNIGHLEAAAGMAGLIKAILAFKHQSIPPNLHFRALNPRISLTGTPFVMSDGRQPWRAGGKPRFAEVSSFGISGTNAAVILEEPPVPSQAPASSDRTHHVLTLSARSPQALGHVVANVTKHLRTAEAPSLRDFCFTSRAGRAHFAYRAAFAASSAEQLQGMLDEWVASKGPDTVGASGGASHRPKIAFLFTGQGSQYAGMGRGLHRSEPVFRAALDRCAQLFAAELPRPLLEVMWRDDPAELDQTLYSQPALFSLEYALVALWRSWGIEPDVVLGHSLGEYAAANAAGVLSLEDACRLVAARARACQALGPGGAMAAVEAEPALVEAVVAELGGGLAIAAYNGPKNLSLSGPAELVRTATENLSRRGAKIKPINTSCAFHSPLMAPMVAPFAEHVARVAFSAPRTIWITNVTAERATSDFDAASYWSRQLCAPVRFAEGVQRARELGCEIWVEIGPNPVLLGAVSRSLEEPQVTAPSLHHGRDDDAVMARAAATLYEQGAKLDWHAFDAPFARRRVPLPTYPFERERYWFPLAPSPALLPQASAGTANPLLGERIKLPGSEIHFANRLSAAHPEELNEHRVYGQVVVPAALYVAAFLAAVREISGGAAIEDVAFTRALAIPEGTKAEGVPVAVVVTPGEPAARLSFFGEGTEPTAEWKLHASAMASLRQASASTAELQELRSRCRQTAAPEKVLASVWTDSSADRGPAPTMSLGPRFRRIAELWTGPSETLARLALSAPLEQAAGRSHPSDERWQVPVTILDSCFQLLGIAAFASEAHEAWMPIGVDRVELHPGAAHPGSEVWAHASAVLAGDGSLVRGNVRLLDSSGALLLTLSGVSLKRVSQAALLQPPAWRQWMYELAWRRLEPAPGVAANAVANRSFAIVLDHQGHGERFAREIEARGGAVTRFSGPQELERGPPLDATHVVSFSALDGGTPEEVTTRALALLQTASRLSWRRAPRIWWLTAGAQPVEGEQHPVSIAQASLWGLARCAALELPDLWGGLIDLDPRDGEGSVARLLEVLTGKEDQIAVRSGALFTARLEPLRRRGSVPTPLRLRDDATYLISGGLGGIGWPLVEAWIERGARHLVLLGRSAPSAEQQRRLADHAQRGVTLRVLGVDVTDGTALAARWAAVQTELPPLRGVVHAAGVLDDAALLRHSARHLGNVLAPKLLGGENLRQLTEGAPLDFFVLFSSLAGVLGSPGQASYAAANAGLDALAHELRGRGVPALSIAWGPWEVGFAAGHQETLSARGVAPLPAHLAIEALSECIALSKTHLVVTAADLRAVAAKVPERARAILEHWTATASEAPSPEVPSRTKAFVAELLSAPPQRKRNLVLDRVTAETRQLLGRAAHVRIDPTQSLFELGLDSLSAVQFRAALQRAFGRVLPASLAFEHPTLDALADALLALLEADNATAATAEPAAPTADSSGGDVALDAALHGLREGQLSLPSLSPSTLATMAEAVRTRLPELPVLAAEPIAIVGMGCRFPGGVGSPAELWDLLRHGVDAITEIPADRWDRDAWYDPDPEAPDKTPIRHGGFIDDVADFDAGFFRISPREARCMDPQHRLLLEVAWQALEDAGQDPQRLMGTNTGVFIGFMNNDYASHAELAEFEGHLATGNGISNAVGRLSFVLGVHGPSVALDTACSSSLVAIHSAVESLRKRECNLALAGGVSLILSPGLTVLMSKLGGLALDGHCKTFDASANGYVRSEGCGVLVLKRLSEAQRDRDRIVAVIRGSAVNHGGRSGGFSQPNARAQQALLREALARSQTLPHQVSYLEAHGTGTPLGDPIEYRAAAAVYSSGRDANAPLHIGSIKTNLGHAEAAAGVAGVMKVALALQARQIPPHLNLTQLSPEIDLDVVPARIPTALTAWEPIGGRRIAGVSGFGMSGINAHLVLEEALPSSSQAETSQATASTNGPPTPPRAELLALSAQSEAALRALAEAYQKHLGEDTATLPSLHDLVGTAGARRAHHEARLGLVAGELSEVRAGLSAFLRGQTGGRVVTGASEAGRRPRIVFVCPGQGSQWLGMGRELYANEPAFRDAIDQCERAMQPHAPWRLVERLHAPEAPAGIDVIQPLLFAISVALGTLWRAWGIEPDAVVGHSMGEVAAAHLAGALSLNDAARIICQRSRLMLEVAGRGAMAMVELGAQQLEPRLAPYGDALCVAASNSTRSSVVTGEAAAVEQLLAELATEHVFARRIKVDVASHGPQVDPLAGPLVECLEGLRPVAGTIPFWSSVTASLGDGAELGPEYWMRNLRQPVRFAETITGLLASEHALFVELSAHPILATAIEHTAEDGGSSAWVVGSLERNKPERAAMLHSLAELYARGYPVDFRRLYPGSAAVPLPTYPFQRQRYWVDQVKTTPLLLRNRPDLIGAAAPVPAQATTVVTTAPWAELLCDLTWEQAAPPSATERGRRYLIFSDRGNTAKLLVAALEASGHSCAVLPAEDSALDGASLDTLAAGRPFHGGIHLGCLDATTTADAEAIPAAEAQAGAIARALTALERYGSPPLWLVTRGGQSIDGEAPSLSQAAIWGLGRSLAAEHPSLRSALVDLDPALDPTLYPEAAKAGATHEVAELCRWLTTSHGEQQLALRGGQARVARLARTAEPTSDSPTLIHGDRTYWIAGGLAGLGGAVARELVSRGARHILVTGERDAASVERSSETVRALEEAGASVMLSKAPLSDPTAVSSMLTTLSPPLAAVIHAVPPAAAAAARTAPPSEDALRSAVTTLADEGWRLYEATRGHALDFAMLFGPAAVLLGGAGQTAAAVATEVSVALAARWRRETGPARAFLLASWPGAEEQSLEGIGISAVDARTVVEAALSSMTSSAAAPGQMIASIDWPLFRNVYAQRADERFFGHLGQPGREATTASLWRERLKGQPPETARKLLHDLVAGEAREVLGLSPEQPLSSRLPFTELGLDSVMALKLMTRLGRALGVRLATVLIFEHPTTAALTEHLASDVLQLPSQAAANDSADSEEDDLSEDELADLLMRKLGSHEGPG